Sequence from the Thermogemmatispora onikobensis genome:
CGGCGCCAGGGGACCATCCTCCAGCAGGCGCTCACAGGCGGCCTTTTCATCAAGATAGCAGGGAGCGCCCAACAAACGGGCTACGGCCTGAGCCTCGCTCACCGCCCACGGCAGGCGTCCGCGATCGGAGAGGCCCAGCACCAGTGCCTGGCGCAATGCCTGACGGCTGGTCCTCCGGCGCTGACCGCGGCGTCGGCAGACCTCCAGCAGTTCCAGCGACGGCAGATATGAGACCGCCACCCGCTCTACCAGGAACTGCACACCGTCGAAAAGGCAGTGGAACGGCAGATAGTGCAGCAGGCCATAGGGAACCACCAGCAGGCGCTCACAGGAGTAGAGGGCCGGAAGCACCGGATCTAGCAGGAGATGATAGAGCTTTTGCAATAGGCCCAGACAGTTCTCTTGTAGCTCCTCCAGCTCGGGGATCGCCTGCTCAACAGGGCCCGCCGCCGCCTGTCCTGCCAGATCGAGGTTCAGGCGCCAGAGCGCATAGAGGCGCTCTAGCTCAGCCAAGGCTCCGCGCAGGCGGCGCCAGCGCAAGTGGCCCTCCGCCAGCGAAAAGACATAGAGATCCTCCCCAGCCAGATAGTACTCCAGCACCACGGTACGCGGTTCCAGGGCACCTTGCAGCTCCGCCAGGCGCGCCAGCCAACCTTCCTCCGCCTTTTCCGCCGTCCGTGAGGGCCGTGTGCTGCCCACGGCTGGCAGCCCGAGCTGTTCCAGCAAACGCTCGATCTGTCGCTCGCGCCGGCGCATCTCCTGACGAGCGTGCGCCGGGTCCAGCGCGCGCAGGCGCATAATAGCAGTATCGCTCAGATCAATCGCCTGCTCAGTTCCATAGACAAGCGAACTGAACCAGGCCTGCTCTTCACGCAGGCGCGCCAGCTCTTCCAGCAGCGCCTCCACCTCTGGCTGCCCCGACCGCTCGACGTGGACCCGAATCTCAACTGTATTGCGCAGATAGTCGCCGAGCACCCGCGACTTGGCCCGCTCGACGTAGCCCAAAGCCTGGGCCCCCTCTCCACGGCGCAAGGCCAGGCGGACCGCTCTCTCATAAAGCGTTCGCTTATCTTCCAGAAAGCTGGCGCGCGCATCAAAGACCAGGCGCCCCTGAATCTCTTCGATCCCCCGAACCGCCCGCGCATAGGCCCGAGCAGCCTCATCCAGGGCTCCGCGTCGTTCCGCCAGCTGACCGCGTAAATCTTCACAGCGATAGACCAGCTCCAGCAGACCCTGCTCGTCTGCCATCCTCAGCGCCTGAGCGCAGAGGGAATCAGCCAATGCCTCGTCGCCGCGGCTCATGGCAATCTGGGCCTGCAACAAGAGGGCCCGCGCCAACTGGGGCAAGGCCGCCTGTCTGGAGAAGGCCGTCGCTGCCAGGCGCACCGCTGCCAGGCTCTCCTCCAGCCGTCCGCTGGCAAACAAGAGTTCCGCCTGCAAGAGTGCCAGCGAGGCCGCCGGCACCTCCAGGCCACTAGCCTCCAAGAGCGTGCGCGCCTGCGCACAGAGAGTTTCCGCACGCAGCAGCTCCTGCATTGCCAGCGCCGCCTGTGCCTGCCACATCAAAGCCAGCGCCAGGTGATGGCGCCCACGACCGCCAGGAACCGTGCGGAAAAAAACAGCCGCCTTCTCCGCCAGCTCAGCCGCCTCCTGAACCCGATTCAGGCGGAGCAGGCAATAACAGGTCTCGCAGGCCACCTCAGCGGCAGCCAGCTCCAGCCCATGCCGCAGAAAAGTCGCCCGACTGCGCTCAAAGAGGGCAAGCGCGCGACTAAAATGGCCCTGAGCCGCATAGATCTGGGCCATATTCAGCTCCTGACGCGCGACCGCCAGCTCCTGACCGCGATAGGTGGCGAAGACGGCCCGGGCCTGCTCATGCAGCGCCAGGGCCTGGCGGAGCTGCCCCAGAGCGGCCAGCGTCACCGCCTTATTGGCCCAGGCACGAGCCAGAGGCAACTCGACCCCCTCACCGTGACGGCGATAGGCCTCGATGGCCCGTTCAAAAAGACCAAGGGCCTGGTCGTAGTGACCAAGCTCATAGTGGACGATGGCCGCAGTGGCATCCATCTGACCAACTCGCAACCAATTGCCCTGCCGAAGAAAGATCGCTCGCGCCGCCGCTGCGTCCTGCAGGGCCTCCTGGAAGCGGCCCAGCTGGAGACAGACTGCAATCCGTCCACTGCGCGTGCGTGCCCAGCCGAGCTGATCGTTGCAGACCAGAAATTCGGCTCCAGCTGCATCGAAATTCCTCAGCGCCTCCTCATCACGTTCCAGGCGCCGCAGGGCCTCGGCTCGGGTCAGCAAGCCAAGCCCCCGATAGTCGCGCCTCCCCGTGCATTCACCAATCAGCAGCAGATGAGCAGCCAGGCGCAATGAAAGCTGCGGATCATCATGCCAGCGTCGGTCGGCCTCCCGCTTCAGCCACATCACCAGACGACCCAGGGCTTCCGGGTCCAGCGAGGGAAGCCCCTCCCTCAGCAAGCGCTGGCCCTCTTTCTCGTCCGC
This genomic interval carries:
- a CDS encoding CHAT domain-containing protein, with amino-acid sequence MAHWELLAELLLRADEKEGQRLLREGLPSLDPEALGRLVMWLKREADRRWHDDPQLSLRLAAHLLLIGECTGRRDYRGLGLLTRAEALRRLERDEEALRNFDAAGAEFLVCNDQLGWARTRSGRIAVCLQLGRFQEALQDAAAARAIFLRQGNWLRVGQMDATAAIVHYELGHYDQALGLFERAIEAYRRHGEGVELPLARAWANKAVTLAALGQLRQALALHEQARAVFATYRGQELAVARQELNMAQIYAAQGHFSRALALFERSRATFLRHGLELAAAEVACETCYCLLRLNRVQEAAELAEKAAVFFRTVPGGRGRHHLALALMWQAQAALAMQELLRAETLCAQARTLLEASGLEVPAASLALLQAELLFASGRLEESLAAVRLAATAFSRQAALPQLARALLLQAQIAMSRGDEALADSLCAQALRMADEQGLLELVYRCEDLRGQLAERRGALDEAARAYARAVRGIEEIQGRLVFDARASFLEDKRTLYERAVRLALRRGEGAQALGYVERAKSRVLGDYLRNTVEIRVHVERSGQPEVEALLEELARLREEQAWFSSLVYGTEQAIDLSDTAIMRLRALDPAHARQEMRRRERQIERLLEQLGLPAVGSTRPSRTAEKAEEGWLARLAELQGALEPRTVVLEYYLAGEDLYVFSLAEGHLRWRRLRGALAELERLYALWRLNLDLAGQAAAGPVEQAIPELEELQENCLGLLQKLYHLLLDPVLPALYSCERLLVVPYGLLHYLPFHCLFDGVQFLVERVAVSYLPSLELLEVCRRRGQRRRTSRQALRQALVLGLSDRGRLPWAVSEAQAVARLLGAPCYLDEKAACERLLEDGPLAP